A section of the Caballeronia sp. M1242 genome encodes:
- a CDS encoding DUF6726 family protein: MKRLVLAALVAACVGLSGCGLAAAPCRIASAGLKIVPVVGHVAAAPTDACADVIDP, translated from the coding sequence GTGAAACGCTTGGTTCTCGCCGCGCTTGTCGCGGCATGCGTGGGGCTGTCGGGCTGCGGCCTTGCCGCCGCTCCGTGCCGGATTGCATCCGCGGGCCTGAAGATCGTGCCGGTCGTCGGTCACGTCGCGGCCGCGCCCACCGATGCGTGCGCCGACGTGATCGATCCCTGA
- a CDS encoding MliC family protein — MNKLLALSIALPIALAVQSARAMPLTVPQIQTASTQSTRYDCRDGKSVTVQYTTTRNRQSFAALTVDGRKLLFVNVMAGSGAKYAADQYVWWTKGPQANLYDEMAAKDSPPLLADCQARGK; from the coding sequence ATGAACAAGCTTCTCGCACTCTCGATCGCGTTGCCGATAGCGCTGGCCGTGCAATCGGCGCGGGCCATGCCGCTGACGGTTCCGCAAATCCAGACGGCATCGACCCAATCCACGCGCTACGACTGCCGCGACGGCAAGAGCGTCACCGTGCAGTACACGACCACGCGCAACCGCCAGAGCTTCGCGGCGTTGACCGTCGACGGGCGCAAGCTCCTGTTCGTGAACGTGATGGCCGGTTCGGGCGCGAAATACGCCGCCGACCAATATGTCTGGTGGACCAAGGGCCCGCAGGCCAACCTGTACGACGAGATGGCCGCCAAGGATTCGCCGCCGCTGCTGGCGGACTGTCAGGCGCGCGGCAAGTAG
- the gluQRS gene encoding tRNA glutamyl-Q(34) synthetase GluQRS, with product MIYRGRFAPSPTGPLHAGSLVSALASFLDARAHCGTWIVRIEDVDSPRTVPGAADDILATLARFGMHSDEPPVWQSRRDDAYARAFGQLQADGLVYPCACTRREIADSLVHAHARHATLAYPGTCRSGLNGRPARAWRLRVPDGEAARVTFVDRWQGPQSQDLATEVGDFALKRADGLWAYQLAVVVDDADAGITHVVRGADLLDSTARQIYLQQCLGVPTPAYLHVPVVNNEIGEKLSKQTGATPLDTTAPLDALKQAARHLGIDAATACSLDAFYARATTDWAKRFVP from the coding sequence ATGATCTATCGCGGCCGCTTCGCGCCTTCACCGACAGGCCCGCTGCACGCGGGATCGCTCGTCAGCGCGCTCGCGAGTTTTCTGGATGCCCGCGCGCACTGCGGAACGTGGATCGTGCGCATCGAGGACGTCGATTCGCCGCGCACGGTCCCCGGCGCGGCCGACGACATTCTCGCGACGCTCGCCCGCTTCGGCATGCATTCCGACGAGCCGCCCGTCTGGCAGAGCCGGCGCGACGACGCGTACGCTCGCGCCTTCGGACAGTTGCAAGCCGACGGCCTCGTCTATCCATGCGCATGCACACGGCGCGAGATCGCCGATTCCCTCGTGCATGCGCACGCGCGTCACGCGACGCTCGCGTATCCCGGAACGTGCCGCAGCGGGCTGAACGGCCGCCCCGCGCGCGCGTGGCGGCTGCGCGTGCCGGACGGCGAAGCGGCGCGGGTTACGTTTGTCGATCGCTGGCAAGGGCCGCAGTCGCAAGATCTTGCCACTGAAGTCGGCGATTTCGCCCTGAAACGCGCCGACGGCTTGTGGGCGTATCAGCTGGCGGTCGTCGTCGATGACGCCGACGCCGGCATCACGCACGTCGTGCGCGGCGCGGATCTGCTCGATTCGACCGCCCGTCAAATCTATCTTCAGCAGTGTCTCGGCGTGCCGACGCCCGCCTATCTACATGTGCCGGTCGTCAACAATGAGATCGGCGAGAAACTCAGCAAGCAGACCGGCGCGACGCCGCTGGACACAACCGCTCCGCTCGACGCGCTCAAACAGGCGGCGCGGCATCTCGGCATCGATGCCGCGACCGCGTGCTCGCTGGATGCGTTCTACGCTCGGGCCACTACCGACTGGGCGAAGCGATTCGTGCCCTAA
- a CDS encoding DNA translocase FtsK yields the protein MHTVVLGWFGASVVWFLALFWRVVKSVLPGGAGLRGPGTIRLWLGFFTVLLSSATLEGALAGALEAQENVNRAGRALAGALAGLAHAPGAIAIAAAVLAISLPWLLEFSWRSVLAWADEAFGFGLPQSWLTPREPSERESRAREPERAKSRSKSTSRRSAQASGKPTGMRWRERRTRETTADAPLRGIGGERFDATASRASPDEPTLGMPTGQRSGRYQRPTPWRPPATAGRVAKGAEASAAGIAATAEAYSRRPAFERAGTPVSTFVEPVAPDGWLNSLSTAAAALGSTASRANLPSGSPGRSEAGAAGSMRFAAPTGSASSASAGAPQRPTPMQSTQTTPARAAMPGRGPAPAPRNGTPARNLVPAPTATPTQTSRGPIRRSLPTEMTGDGRSSAFAPPAFSRPPSPPVPPPAPDAIQATLRSIEEKAALWTSLAGASLARHHEAQASPSTDAPSLIPDRAVAASALGDGVSGDRAPLGLHASPDSQRDTRATAARVEEAASFGLPVARDASVDASVAPPTDAMQSTVPRTLQNESAGTIQAPEAKLDADARAQREVSATMPAMPSPVLDEPSSEPTSRDETPLATSDAIEEPPTIGGTPATSSAGAPASIPQSAVVDARAASEPAADSRGVTDKDKSRVDEAPADALEQATAASSLAQTPASHEAVHASISDVAATKRLGERRPSSEPAAAPTPATAESTATAPGHGAEPLSPADPPMMEPAATLPAHIIPDAPATFETRPDVEREPHAPSWKVSTATAAGHAAEPPSSANAPSMEPAATSPARIVPDAPATLQASSDAEREPHAPSWKASTATAVGRGAEPHAGVPSMEPAATSPAHIVPEAPATPEARPDAKRESQAPSWKASTVTAVGHGAEPPADAPSMEPAAISPAHIVPEPPATLEARSDAEREPHAPSWLMREPLADEPARPGMGAIVTATTAPASPNGAPEAVAPHASAQDFAPSSSVDVSRDARPMPASPPPLEKRKEPPFEPATVPDRPDYPFDSAPILPPPLPRSLSEPGEPQPSFDEAPPWLDHEPQTPPAPPAFNAPSTRATIAETRPAAAPEPRQPLRGFTPTEFEFHAPQASAVELPTLDLLEPASDEVEPVSEERLADTGQLIEQRLQEFKVPVTVVGASAGPVITRFEVEPALGVRGSQIVGLMKDLSRGLGLTSIRVVETIPGKTCMGLELPNARRQMIRLSEILEDDVYRASKSNLTIAMGKDIVGNPVVTDLAKAPHMLVAGTTGSGKSVAINAMILSLLFKAKPEDVRLIMIDPKMLELSVYEGIPHLLAPVVTDMKLASNALNWCVGEMEKRYRLMSAVGVRNLQGFNQKVRNTEAAGKKLTNPFSLTPDAPEPLSTLPLIVVVIDELADLMMVAGKQIEQLIARLAQKARAAGIHLILATQRPSVDVITGLIKANIPTRVAFQVSSKIDSRTILDQMGAESLLGAGDMLFLPPGTGYPQRVHGAFVADDEVHRVVEYLKQFGEPEYEEGILSGPTPEGGSQDLFGETPDAEADPLYDEAVAFVVRTRRASISSVQRQLRIGYNRAARLVEQMESAGLVSPMGSNGNREVLAPPGPAD from the coding sequence ATGCACACGGTAGTTCTCGGCTGGTTCGGTGCATCAGTCGTCTGGTTTCTCGCTCTCTTCTGGCGCGTCGTCAAATCGGTGCTTCCGGGCGGCGCGGGGCTGCGCGGTCCCGGCACGATCCGCCTGTGGCTCGGCTTCTTCACCGTCCTGCTGTCGAGCGCGACGCTGGAAGGCGCGCTCGCCGGCGCGCTCGAAGCACAGGAAAATGTCAATCGCGCCGGCCGCGCGCTCGCGGGGGCGCTCGCCGGCCTCGCGCATGCGCCCGGGGCAATCGCCATCGCGGCTGCGGTGCTGGCGATCAGTCTGCCGTGGCTTCTCGAATTCAGCTGGCGTTCGGTGCTCGCCTGGGCCGACGAAGCGTTCGGCTTCGGCCTTCCGCAAAGCTGGTTGACGCCGCGCGAGCCGTCCGAACGCGAGTCGCGCGCTCGCGAGCCCGAGCGTGCGAAGTCGAGGTCGAAGTCGACCTCAAGGCGCAGCGCGCAGGCCAGCGGGAAGCCGACCGGCATGCGTTGGCGCGAGCGCCGAACGCGCGAGACGACTGCGGACGCGCCGTTGCGAGGCATCGGCGGCGAGCGTTTCGATGCCACGGCCTCTCGCGCCTCGCCCGACGAGCCGACGCTCGGTATGCCTACCGGGCAACGCAGCGGACGTTATCAGCGGCCGACGCCGTGGCGTCCGCCAGCGACAGCCGGACGCGTCGCGAAGGGCGCGGAGGCATCGGCGGCGGGCATCGCGGCGACGGCGGAGGCTTATTCGCGCCGCCCCGCGTTCGAGCGCGCCGGCACGCCGGTGTCCACGTTCGTCGAGCCTGTCGCGCCCGACGGATGGCTCAATTCCCTGTCGACGGCAGCGGCGGCGCTCGGCTCGACGGCTTCGCGTGCCAATTTGCCGTCGGGGTCGCCTGGCCGCAGCGAGGCCGGCGCCGCCGGTTCGATGCGTTTCGCAGCCCCCACGGGTTCTGCTTCTTCCGCGTCGGCTGGGGCGCCGCAGCGGCCGACGCCCATGCAAAGCACGCAGACCACGCCAGCACGCGCCGCCATGCCCGGCCGCGGCCCGGCTCCCGCGCCGAGGAACGGCACCCCGGCGCGCAACCTGGTTCCAGCGCCCACCGCGACGCCGACTCAGACATCGCGTGGCCCGATCAGGCGCTCGCTGCCGACTGAGATGACAGGCGATGGACGCTCGTCGGCTTTCGCGCCGCCCGCGTTCTCGCGTCCGCCTTCGCCGCCTGTGCCGCCGCCCGCGCCCGACGCCATTCAGGCGACGCTGCGTTCCATCGAAGAGAAAGCGGCGCTCTGGACGTCGCTCGCAGGGGCGAGTCTCGCGCGCCATCACGAGGCGCAGGCATCGCCGTCGACCGATGCGCCTTCGCTGATTCCGGATCGCGCGGTGGCCGCGAGCGCGTTGGGGGACGGCGTTTCGGGCGATCGTGCGCCGCTCGGGTTGCACGCTTCGCCGGATTCTCAGCGTGACACGCGCGCCACGGCTGCACGGGTCGAAGAAGCGGCTTCGTTCGGCTTGCCTGTTGCACGCGACGCAAGCGTGGATGCGTCCGTTGCGCCACCGACCGATGCGATGCAATCGACGGTGCCGCGAACGCTGCAAAACGAGTCCGCAGGTACGATCCAAGCGCCCGAGGCAAAGCTAGACGCCGATGCACGCGCCCAGCGCGAAGTGAGCGCAACGATGCCTGCGATGCCCTCGCCGGTCTTAGACGAGCCGTCGAGCGAACCGACCAGCAGGGACGAAACGCCGCTGGCAACCTCGGACGCAATCGAGGAGCCGCCCACCATCGGGGGAACGCCCGCGACGTCATCGGCGGGCGCGCCCGCATCCATTCCGCAATCAGCAGTCGTCGACGCGCGCGCCGCTTCTGAGCCAGCCGCGGATAGCCGAGGCGTGACCGACAAAGACAAATCTCGAGTCGACGAGGCCCCGGCCGACGCGCTGGAGCAAGCGACCGCCGCTTCGTCGCTCGCGCAAACGCCGGCATCGCACGAAGCCGTCCACGCGTCTATCAGCGACGTCGCCGCGACCAAGAGGCTCGGCGAGCGACGACCGTCGAGCGAGCCTGCGGCTGCGCCGACGCCCGCCACAGCGGAGTCGACAGCGACCGCGCCCGGGCATGGCGCAGAACCGCTCTCCCCTGCCGACCCGCCAATGATGGAACCGGCGGCAACATTGCCGGCGCACATCATCCCTGACGCACCGGCCACTTTCGAAACACGCCCCGATGTCGAACGTGAGCCGCACGCGCCGTCATGGAAAGTGTCGACGGCGACTGCGGCCGGGCATGCGGCAGAACCGCCCTCCTCTGCTAATGCGCCAAGCATGGAACCGGCGGCAACGTCGCCGGCGCGCATCGTCCCTGACGCACCGGCCACCCTCCAAGCAAGCTCCGATGCCGAACGTGAGCCGCACGCGCCGTCATGGAAAGCGTCTACGGCGACCGCGGTCGGGCGTGGCGCAGAACCACACGCCGGCGTGCCAAGCATGGAACCGGCGGCAACATCGCCGGCGCACATCGTTCCTGAGGCACCGGCGACGCCCGAAGCACGCCCCGATGCCAAACGTGAGTCGCAAGCGCCGTCATGGAAAGCGTCCACGGTGACCGCGGTTGGGCATGGCGCAGAACCGCCCGCCGACGCTCCAAGCATGGAACCAGCGGCAATATCGCCGGCGCACATCGTCCCTGAGCCACCGGCCACGCTTGAAGCACGCTCCGATGCCGAACGCGAGCCGCACGCGCCGTCATGGCTGATGCGCGAACCGCTGGCCGACGAGCCCGCGCGCCCGGGCATGGGCGCAATCGTGACCGCAACCACCGCCCCCGCCTCGCCGAACGGCGCGCCGGAGGCCGTCGCGCCACACGCAAGCGCGCAGGACTTCGCGCCCTCTTCCAGCGTTGACGTCTCGCGAGATGCCCGGCCGATGCCTGCGAGCCCGCCACCGCTAGAAAAGCGCAAAGAACCGCCCTTCGAACCCGCTACAGTGCCGGACCGACCGGACTACCCGTTCGATTCGGCGCCCATCCTGCCGCCGCCGCTGCCCCGCTCGCTGTCCGAGCCTGGCGAGCCGCAGCCGTCGTTCGACGAAGCACCGCCCTGGCTCGATCACGAGCCGCAGACGCCGCCCGCGCCCCCCGCATTCAACGCGCCATCCACGCGCGCAACCATCGCGGAAACGCGCCCCGCCGCCGCTCCCGAGCCGCGTCAGCCGCTGCGCGGCTTCACGCCGACCGAGTTCGAATTCCACGCGCCGCAAGCGTCGGCCGTCGAGTTGCCGACGCTCGATCTGCTCGAACCCGCGTCCGACGAAGTCGAGCCCGTTTCTGAGGAACGCCTAGCCGATACCGGCCAACTCATCGAACAGCGCCTGCAGGAGTTCAAGGTGCCGGTGACGGTGGTGGGCGCGTCGGCGGGTCCGGTCATCACGCGCTTCGAAGTGGAACCGGCGCTCGGCGTGCGCGGCAGCCAGATCGTCGGGCTGATGAAGGATTTGTCGCGCGGGCTCGGGCTCACGTCGATCCGCGTCGTCGAGACGATTCCCGGCAAGACCTGCATGGGCCTCGAGTTGCCGAACGCGCGGCGGCAGATGATCCGCCTGTCGGAGATTCTCGAAGACGACGTGTATCGCGCGTCGAAGTCGAACCTTACGATCGCGATGGGCAAGGACATCGTCGGCAATCCAGTCGTGACCGATCTCGCGAAGGCGCCGCACATGCTCGTCGCGGGCACGACCGGCTCGGGGAAGTCCGTCGCCATCAACGCGATGATCCTCTCGCTGCTCTTCAAGGCGAAGCCCGAGGACGTGCGCCTCATCATGATCGACCCGAAGATGCTCGAACTGTCCGTCTACGAGGGCATTCCGCATCTGCTCGCGCCGGTCGTCACCGACATGAAGCTGGCCTCCAACGCGCTCAACTGGTGCGTCGGAGAAATGGAGAAGCGCTATCGGCTGATGTCGGCCGTCGGCGTGCGCAACCTGCAAGGCTTCAACCAGAAGGTGCGCAATACCGAAGCCGCGGGCAAGAAGCTCACGAACCCGTTCTCGTTGACGCCCGACGCGCCGGAGCCGCTCTCGACGCTGCCGCTGATCGTCGTCGTGATCGACGAGCTCGCGGATCTGATGATGGTCGCCGGCAAGCAGATCGAACAGTTGATTGCCCGCCTCGCGCAAAAGGCGCGCGCCGCCGGCATCCACCTGATTCTCGCCACGCAGCGGCCGTCGGTGGACGTCATCACCGGGCTCATCAAGGCGAACATTCCGACGCGCGTGGCGTTTCAGGTGTCCTCGAAGATCGATTCGCGCACGATTCTCGACCAGATGGGCGCCGAATCGCTGCTCGGCGCGGGCGACATGCTGTTCCTGCCGCCCGGCACCGGCTATCCGCAGCGCGTGCACGGCGCGTTCGTCGCGGACGACGAAGTGCATCGCGTGGTCGAGTATCTGAAGCAGTTCGGCGAGCCGGAGTACGAAGAAGGCATTCTGTCTGGGCCGACGCCCGAGGGCGGCTCGCAGGATCTCTTCGGCGAAACGCCCGATGCGGAAGCCGATCCGCTCTACGATGAAGCCGTCGCGTTCGTCGTGCGCACGCGGCGCGCGTCGATTTCGTCGGTGCAACGGCAGTTGCGCATCGGCTATAACCGCGCCGCGCGTCTCGTCGAACAGATGGAATCGGCCGGGCTCGTCTCGCCGATGGGCAGCAACGGCAACCGCGAAGTACTCGCGCCGCCCGGCCCGGCCGACTAA
- the purT gene encoding formate-dependent phosphoribosylglycinamide formyltransferase: MQTDSADKNAPHDIAVRIGTPLSTGATRVMLLGAGELGKEVIIALQRLGVEVIAVDRYANAPGHQVAHRAHVIDMTDPAALRALVEREKPHLIVPEIEAIATDALADIEASGSATVIPTARATQLTMNREGIRRLAAETLGLPTSPYAFAQSLDEMKAAIATIGFPCVVKPVMSSSGKGQSVLRSEADVEPAWQYAMAGGRVNHGRVIVEGFIDFEYEITQLTVRAADPASGETQTYFCEPIGHVQVAGDYVESWQPQPMSAAALEKAREVAEKVTTALGGRGLFGVELFVRGDDVWFSEVSPRPHDTGLVTLATQRFSEFELHARAILGLPVDPSLSTPGASAVIYGGLDEAGIAFEGVREALAVPGADVRLFGKPESFAKRRMGVAVAKGVDTDEARERAKLAASKVRPVSIK, translated from the coding sequence ATGCAGACCGACTCAGCCGACAAGAACGCACCGCACGATATCGCCGTGCGCATCGGCACGCCGCTTTCCACGGGCGCCACGCGCGTCATGCTTCTCGGAGCGGGCGAACTGGGCAAGGAAGTGATCATTGCGCTACAGCGGCTCGGCGTCGAAGTCATCGCGGTCGATCGTTACGCGAACGCGCCGGGGCATCAGGTCGCGCACCGCGCGCATGTCATCGACATGACCGATCCCGCCGCGCTGCGCGCGCTCGTGGAACGCGAGAAGCCGCATCTGATCGTGCCCGAGATCGAGGCCATCGCCACCGACGCGCTCGCGGACATCGAGGCGTCGGGCAGCGCGACCGTCATTCCGACCGCGCGGGCCACGCAGCTCACGATGAATCGCGAAGGCATTCGCCGGCTGGCCGCCGAAACGCTCGGCTTGCCGACCTCGCCCTATGCGTTCGCGCAATCGCTCGACGAGATGAAAGCGGCGATCGCGACGATCGGTTTTCCGTGCGTCGTGAAGCCGGTCATGTCGTCGTCGGGCAAAGGACAGTCCGTGCTGCGCAGCGAGGCGGACGTGGAGCCGGCGTGGCAGTACGCGATGGCCGGCGGGCGCGTCAATCACGGCCGCGTGATCGTGGAAGGCTTCATCGACTTCGAATACGAAATCACGCAACTCACCGTGCGCGCCGCGGACCCGGCGAGCGGCGAAACGCAGACTTACTTCTGCGAGCCGATCGGGCACGTTCAGGTGGCGGGCGATTACGTGGAATCCTGGCAGCCGCAGCCGATGAGCGCGGCGGCGCTGGAAAAAGCGCGCGAGGTCGCCGAGAAGGTGACGACGGCGCTCGGCGGGCGCGGCCTTTTCGGCGTGGAGCTGTTCGTGCGCGGCGACGACGTCTGGTTCTCCGAGGTGAGTCCGCGTCCGCACGACACCGGCCTCGTCACGCTCGCCACGCAGCGTTTCTCCGAATTCGAGCTCCACGCCCGCGCGATTCTCGGATTGCCCGTGGACCCGTCGCTCTCCACGCCGGGCGCGTCGGCGGTCATTTACGGCGGTCTGGACGAAGCGGGCATCGCCTTCGAAGGCGTGCGCGAGGCGCTCGCCGTGCCGGGCGCGGATGTGCGACTGTTCGGCAAGCCGGAGAGCTTCGCGAAGCGGCGCATGGGCGTCGCGGTGGCGAAGGGTGTCGATACGGACGAGGCGCGCGAGCGGGCAAAGCTCGCGGCATCGAAGGTGCGTCCGGTTTCCATCAAGTGA
- a CDS encoding META domain-containing protein, producing MSSHFRRALSSRSMPRPLAILAPCAGVAVLMASLVSGCAMPKHSDASAPPTDPYNPAATQLLDDTRWELTSWTEANGQPRAVPSRAAGSQPITLDLSTESGRRRASGFSGCNRYTGPYVLKDGKLSFGPLAGTRMACPSSVGGALEQPYLDALAHVAKSGVQMNPPQSLQLTLDNGGVLTFAQRAE from the coding sequence ATGTCTTCGCATTTTCGCCGCGCTTTATCCTCACGCTCGATGCCGCGTCCGCTGGCCATCCTTGCGCCTTGCGCTGGCGTCGCTGTTTTGATGGCAAGCCTCGTGAGCGGGTGCGCCATGCCGAAGCACTCGGACGCGAGCGCGCCGCCCACCGATCCTTACAACCCGGCCGCGACTCAATTGCTCGACGACACGCGGTGGGAACTGACGAGCTGGACCGAGGCGAACGGCCAGCCGCGCGCCGTGCCGAGTCGCGCCGCGGGCAGTCAGCCGATCACGCTCGATCTCTCCACCGAGAGCGGCCGTCGCCGGGCGAGCGGCTTTTCGGGCTGCAATCGCTACACCGGCCCGTACGTCCTCAAGGACGGCAAGTTGAGCTTCGGCCCGCTCGCCGGCACGCGCATGGCGTGTCCATCGAGCGTCGGCGGCGCTCTGGAGCAACCTTATCTCGACGCGCTCGCTCATGTCGCGAAGAGCGGCGTGCAGATGAATCCGCCGCAATCGCTTCAGTTGACGCTCGACAACGGCGGCGTGCTGACGTTCGCGCAGCGCGCTGAGTGA
- a CDS encoding sulfurtransferase has translation MSILNLSAYKFVTIEDGAAWRPLVTERCNALGLKGTILLAPEGINLFIAGPVAQVREFIDYIRTDVLFGGRFADLQFKESFSETQPFRRMLVRLKREIITMKKPAIKPELGRAPSVDAPTLKAWLDRGHDDAGRPVVMLDTRNAFEVDVGTFENALDYRITKFSEFPEVIEQNRADLEGKTVVSFCTGGIRCEKAAIHMKEVGIEHVYQLEGGILKYFEQVGGAHYTGDCFVFDYRTALDPNLQPTATAQCFGCRAVVSVEDQKSPYYKPGATCPACHPDAKVGQAA, from the coding sequence ATGAGCATACTGAATCTCTCCGCCTACAAATTCGTCACCATCGAGGACGGCGCCGCGTGGCGGCCGCTCGTCACCGAACGCTGCAATGCGCTCGGCCTCAAGGGCACGATCCTGCTTGCGCCGGAGGGCATCAATCTGTTCATCGCGGGGCCGGTTGCGCAAGTGCGCGAGTTCATCGACTACATTCGGACGGACGTCCTCTTCGGCGGCCGTTTCGCCGATCTGCAGTTCAAGGAGAGCTTCTCCGAGACGCAGCCGTTTCGCCGCATGCTGGTCAGGCTCAAGCGGGAAATCATCACGATGAAGAAGCCCGCGATCAAGCCGGAACTCGGCCGAGCGCCGTCCGTGGATGCGCCCACGCTCAAAGCCTGGCTCGACCGCGGTCACGACGACGCCGGCCGCCCCGTCGTGATGCTCGACACGCGCAATGCGTTCGAAGTGGATGTCGGCACGTTCGAGAACGCGCTCGACTATCGCATCACGAAGTTCAGCGAGTTTCCTGAGGTGATCGAGCAGAACCGCGCCGATCTGGAAGGCAAGACCGTGGTGTCGTTCTGCACCGGCGGGATTCGCTGTGAGAAAGCCGCGATTCACATGAAGGAAGTGGGCATCGAGCATGTTTATCAGCTCGAAGGCGGCATTCTGAAGTACTTCGAGCAAGTGGGCGGCGCGCATTACACCGGCGACTGCTTCGTGTTCGACTACCGCACCGCGCTCGATCCGAACCTCCAGCCGACGGCGACCGCGCAGTGCTTCGGCTGCCGCGCGGTGGTGAGCGTCGAAGACCAGAAATCGCCGTACTACAAGCCGGGCGCGACGTGCCCCGCGTGCCACCCGGACGCGAAAGTCGGCCAGGCGGCTTAA
- a CDS encoding DEAD/DEAH box helicase, translating into MSDSVAPNTSTEEATAAPTFDQFGLSPEILKAVRESGYTTPTPIQAKAIPVVLSGRDVMGAAQTGTGKTASFSLPIIQRLLPNANTSASPARHPVRALMLTPTRELADQVAANVQTYSKHTPLRSTVVFGGVDMNPQSEALRRGVEILIATPGRLLDHVQQKTLNLGQVQMLVLDEADRMLDMGFLPDLQRILNLLPKERQTLLFSATFSPEIKKLAATYLRNPQTIEVARSNSTATNVRQIVYEVHESDKSGAVAQIIRERGLKQVIVFCNSKIGASRLARVLERDGIVATAIHGDRSQSERMQALDAFKRGEIEALVATDVAARGLDIAELPAVINFDLPFNAEDYVHRIGRTGRAGASGDALSLCSPNERKQLADIEKLIKRPLEVETLQVATPVRRDASRRDERPSRGERSEHRHGTREESGSRRRTSSAYDRPRGRQQPVDEFFLKPYEPSPSAMKRQEETVEPERKSVSKQPLAALLGGLGMPRKTS; encoded by the coding sequence ATGTCTGATTCCGTCGCCCCGAACACGTCCACTGAAGAAGCCACGGCCGCACCGACGTTCGACCAGTTCGGCTTGTCCCCCGAGATCCTCAAGGCGGTGCGCGAGTCGGGCTACACGACGCCCACGCCGATTCAGGCGAAAGCCATCCCCGTCGTGCTCTCGGGCCGCGACGTGATGGGCGCGGCTCAAACCGGCACCGGCAAGACGGCGAGCTTCTCGCTGCCGATCATCCAGCGCCTGCTGCCCAACGCCAACACCAGCGCATCGCCTGCGCGGCATCCGGTGCGCGCGCTCATGCTCACGCCGACGCGTGAACTCGCCGATCAGGTCGCCGCGAACGTGCAGACGTATTCGAAGCACACGCCGCTGCGCAGCACGGTCGTGTTCGGCGGCGTCGACATGAATCCGCAGTCCGAGGCACTGCGCCGCGGCGTCGAGATTCTCATCGCGACGCCGGGCCGCCTGCTCGACCACGTACAGCAGAAGACGCTCAACCTGGGCCAGGTGCAGATGCTCGTGCTGGACGAAGCCGACCGCATGCTGGACATGGGCTTCCTGCCCGACCTGCAACGCATCCTGAATCTGCTGCCGAAGGAACGCCAGACGCTGCTTTTTTCGGCCACGTTTTCGCCGGAAATCAAGAAGCTGGCGGCGACGTACCTGCGTAATCCGCAGACCATCGAAGTCGCGCGCAGCAACTCGACCGCGACCAACGTCCGCCAGATCGTCTACGAGGTCCACGAGAGCGACAAGTCGGGCGCCGTCGCGCAGATCATTCGCGAGCGCGGACTGAAGCAGGTGATCGTGTTCTGCAACAGCAAGATCGGCGCGAGCCGGCTCGCGCGCGTGCTGGAGCGCGACGGCATCGTGGCGACCGCGATTCACGGCGACCGTTCGCAAAGCGAGCGCATGCAGGCGCTCGACGCGTTCAAGCGCGGCGAGATCGAGGCGCTCGTGGCCACGGACGTCGCCGCGCGCGGTCTCGACATCGCCGAACTGCCGGCGGTCATCAACTTCGATCTGCCGTTCAACGCGGAAGATTACGTGCACCGCATCGGCCGGACGGGGCGCGCGGGCGCTTCGGGCGACGCGCTATCGCTGTGCAGCCCGAACGAGCGCAAGCAACTCGCCGATATCGAAAAGCTGATTAAGCGTCCGCTCGAAGTCGAGACGCTGCAAGTAGCCACGCCCGTGCGGCGCGACGCATCCCGCCGCGACGAGCGGCCCTCGCGCGGCGAGCGTTCGGAGCATCGGCATGGCACGCGGGAAGAGTCGGGTTCGCGCCGCCGCACGTCGAGCGCTTACGACCGGCCGCGCGGGCGGCAGCAACCGGTGGACGAGTTCTTCCTGAAGCCGTACGAACCGTCGCCGTCGGCGATGAAGCGTCAGGAGGAAACCGTCGAGCCCGAGCGCAAGAGCGTCTCGAAGCAGCCGCTGGCTGCGCTTCTCGGCGGACTCGGCATGCCGCGCAAGACGTCCTGA